The window GTTATCGATGGAATCAAACGTCCGGATCTGCGCCAATCCCCGGCGGCTCAAAACCATCGTGATCGCCGCCGTCAAGGTCGTCTTCCCGTGATCCACGTGCCCGATCGTCCCCACGTTCACGTGCGGCTTCGTACGCTCAAATTTTTGTTTGGACATTTACGCTTCCCTCCGCTCTATCTTCCTGTTTCGCTTTTTCAACGTCGCTGGTGCTAATGGTTATAACCTTTTCCAGTTCCCAAGTTTTCGCTTTTCGAACTCTGTTTTTCCTGATTCTTGTTGTTGCTAATCTCCAATCTCGAATCTCTAATCTCCGTATTACAAGCCCAGAACCGGGATTGAACCGGTGACCTCGTCCTTACCAAGGACGTGCTCTACCAACTGAGCTATCTGGGCGAAATTAACCCGGTTGTTGTCCTCGCTTGTATACCGGTTCTTACGGCCTCGAAAACGTCCTGTAAACGGCTTTTCCCGAAAGCCGGGAACGGGCAATATTCTACCCTCCCGTTTTCGGGTAAACAGCCAAAATACAGTTTGTTACAGGTTTGTCAATACCTTGGGCGAAAAATATTTTCTATTCGGCTTTGGCCTCCGGCTCGGTGTAGTAGACGACCAGTTCCGCCTTGCCCCCCGCATTCGACTTGGCCGCAAACTTGGTCTCTTCTTCCGGAAACTCGGTTTCCAAAAGAAATCCCCGGTTGGTCTTCTCCCCCTTGAGCCAAGCCGCTACCAACAGCGTGATATCCAGTTCAATCCTGTCGCTCCGGTTCACGTCCGCCACGGCAAAAGCGGGAAACGTTGAATCCAGCGCCAAAACCTGTCCGCCTTGAATCGAACTGGCCGTCCAGTCGCTGGTTATCGGGGAAAGTTTGAACGAAAGATAATCATCCCTTGTGGAATCCCGCTGGATGTGGAGAATCAGCCCCGCAAAGTCAATCCGGCTACCCGCCGGGATTTCCGGCAGGTCGAATTTGAAAATTTCCTCTTGGGTTTGCTCCACTTTCGAAACAAAAGCCCCATCTCCAACATTCTGCCGAATCTCCCCGGCAAAAACCGAAACAGAAAGAAGCAATACTATCCCACTTGTCATTCTGAGCGTAGCGAAGAATCTCTCTTTTGCGTTTTTCATCTCGGTCTCCTATTTCACCAGCATCATTTTATGGGTTTTCGAATATGTGGGCGTCGAAAGCCGATAAAAATATGCCCCGGAAGAAAGCCCCCTTCCCTTTTCATCCTTCCCATCCCAAAGAAACGCATACGGCCCGGCGGAAAACTCCTCCCCCGCCAGTATCGTCCGCACCTTCTGCCCCAGAATATTGAAAATCTCCAAATTCACCCGTTCCGGTTTTTCCAGATTAAACTGAATCAGCGTGGTGGGGTTGAAGGGGTTGGGGTAGTTCTGCAACAGCTCCGTTGGCCTATTGACTGTAATCTCGTTTTCTTCCTCTCCTACGGCCAGTCTGCACCACGTGCAGCACCCGTTGTCATATGGATTATAATCCACGTTGGGTGAGAATCTGCTAGACTGGGGAATATCGATGTTGTAGCAGTTCCATTCCGCCTTAATGGTCGGGGTGCCACAGCCGGAGCAGTAGTCGTTATCCTTGATGTACTTCCAGCCCGAGGCTCCGCTGGTACTGGAAATCGTATTGAATCCGCTGTCAGCCGGGTTGGCAACCGACCCCAAATCCGCAGTGTCCGCCCCGCCGTTGCTTTCCAAAAGCACTCCCGTTGTCTGCCATTCCGTTATGAAACTATTCCGGATTTTTATATAGTCGCCGGAAGTGCTGCGAACTGAAACGGGAGACCGATTTGAAGAGGGAGA is drawn from Verrucomicrobiia bacterium and contains these coding sequences:
- a CDS encoding GTP-binding protein, whose amino-acid sequence is MSKQKFERTKPHVNVGTIGHVDHGKTTLTAAITMVLSRRGLAQIRTFDSIDN
- a CDS encoding DNRLRE domain-containing protein; this translates as MLLSVSVFAGEIRQNVGDGAFVSKVEQTQEEIFKFDLPEIPAGSRIDFAGLILHIQRDSTRDDYLSFKLSPITSDWTASSIQGGQVLALDSTFPAFAVADVNRSDRIELDITLLVAAWLKGEKTNRGFLLETEFPEEETKFAAKSNAGGKAELVVYYTEPEAKAE
- a CDS encoding T9SS type A sorting domain-containing protein, translating into STPVPITAASISGYFSNQQFENQYKGRAVLTGCDFASPSSNRSPVSVRSTSGDYIKIRNSFITEWQTTGVLLESNGGADTADLGSVANPADSGFNTISSTSGASGWKYIKDNDYCSGCGTPTIKAEWNCYNIDIPQSSRFSPNVDYNPYDNGCCTWCRLAVGEEENEITVNRPTELLQNYPNPFNPTTLIQFNLEKPERVNLEIFNILGQKVRTILAGEEFSAGPYAFLWDGKDEKGRGLSSGAYFYRLSTPTYSKTHKMMLVK